In Acetonema longum DSM 6540, the genomic window CAAAGGGAATGAGCAAGACAGGCTTGCCCACTCCTATTCCTACCCCTATACCTACCTTAGTCCTCTTCCGTTTCTTCCTCCGGAGGTCTGTGGCCGCACCAGAGATGTTGTTTTTGCGCCTGCCAATCCTGCACTGTGTTGAGCATCTCGCCAAATCGCTGAAAATGTACAACTTCCCTCTCCCATAAAAACCGCAGCATATCTTTCACACAGGGGTCAGAAGTCATTTGGATAAGATGCTCATAAGTGGCGCGGGCTTTTTGCTCGGCCGCCATGTCTTCCACCAAATCGGTGATAGGATCGCCCAGAGCCGCAATATATTTGGCGCTCCAGGGAATCCCGTTAGCATCGGTCCAGAATAAGCCGTTATCATGCTGAACATACTGTCCGCCCCAGCCGGCGGCCTGATAATCTTCCGGGCAGGCGCCTTCGGTCAGCTTATAAACCAACGCCGCGATCATTTCCATATGAGCCAGTTCCTCGGTTCCAATATCCGTGAGCAGAGCCTTGGCGTTGTCAAAAGGCATGGAATAGCGCTGATTCAAATACCGCAGTGAAGCCGATAACTCCCCATCCGGCCCGCCATACTGGGTGATCACCAATTTAGCAAAGGCCACATCCGGACAGCTGATCTTCACCGGATGCTCCAGCTTCTTTTCATAGATCCACATACTCACTGTTCCTTTCTTCAAAATTTTCCTTTAAATCGT contains:
- a CDS encoding manganese catalase family protein → MWIYEKKLEHPVKISCPDVAFAKLVITQYGGPDGELSASLRYLNQRYSMPFDNAKALLTDIGTEELAHMEMIAALVYKLTEGACPEDYQAAGWGGQYVQHDNGLFWTDANGIPWSAKYIAALGDPITDLVEDMAAEQKARATYEHLIQMTSDPCVKDMLRFLWEREVVHFQRFGEMLNTVQDWQAQKQHLWCGHRPPEEETEED